TGGCTGATCAAAAGCGGCCAGATACCAGTGGTTATCATAGGCGGTGCCGAAGCTCCCCTGGTTCCCTCATTATTAGCCGGCACCTGTGCCGCCAGAGCCATGTCCAGCCGGCCCTGCCCCCCGTCTGAGGCCTGCTGTCCCTTTGATGCCCGCCGGGATGGCTATGTCATGGGAGAAGGGGCCGCCTTTCTGGTCCTGGAGGCGGCCGAACATGCAAGGGCCCGGGGTGCCCGCCCCCTGGCCTTGCTCAGGGGTTTTGGCCAGACCTGTGATGCCTACCACCTGACCGCTCCCCGGCCGGATGGCTCCGCCCTGGCCCGGGCCATCAGCCTGGCCCTGCAAGAAGGGGGCATTACGCCGGCGGAACTGGGCTATATCAATGCCCATGGCACTTCCACACCCTTGAATGATAAAATCGAGACCCTGGCTTTGAAGCAGGCTTTAGGTTCGGCAGCCTACAAAACACCCGTTAGTTCCAGCAAAAGCATGACCGGCCATCTGTTAGGGGCTGCCGGAGCTGTGGAAGCGGTTATAACCATTTTAGCCTTGCGCCAGCAGTGGTTGCCTCCTACTATCAATCTTAAAGAACCTGACCCCGACTGCGATCTGGATTACATTCCCAACGTGGGACGCAAGGCTGAACTGGAATTTGCCCTCTCTCTTTCAGCCGGTTTCGGTGGACATAATGGTGTGGTTTTGTTTGAAAAGACAGTTTAACCCCGTCCATAGCGACGGGGTTTGCCAGTCTTTAAACCTTATTTCTCCGCCAGGGCAATAACATCGGCACCTCCTGCTGATAGCGGCGATATTCCTCACCAAACTCTGCTACCAGTTTCTGTTCTTCCAGCCTGATGCCCACCAGAATATAGAGAGTCATCACCCCTTTTGCTACTACCTCTGCCCAGGTAGAATCCATACTCCACAGGAAGATAATCGTTCCCAGGTAGACAGGATGGCGGACCCAGGCCAAAAGGCCCTGTTTTACGATCCTGGTATGGCGTGGCGCTGCCACTGTACCCGGCCTTTTAAAAGTCTGTGCCTGTTTAATCCCCAGAAACTCTTTTAAGTCATAGGTCAGAAAAGCGCCCAGCATCAGACCCAAAGCCAGCACTAACAGGCCGAACTGCAGCCAGCGCCAGCCACTAAAAGAATATGCCAGAGGAGTAGAAACGGATTTAGTATAAAGATAAGGTGGAATAAAGGTCAGCAAAGAAAAGATGTTATATCCCAGACGGTAGAAGGCATAATATCTCCCTAACCTGGCTTGCATAATCTTCATCATCCACCGCGAAATAAGAAAACTGTGCAAAAACCCAAAAGCAGTCCAGAGAAGGATAATATTGACGTAAACCATTATCTCTCTCCTCTCTTTCGTAGTATCTTCATTTTACTTTTAAATTCACAAAAAATAAAGGCTGCCGAAATGGCAACCTCTTACCAAGTTACAACCCGTATTTCTCCATACGATAGATTAAGGCCGAACGGGTTATTCCTAGTAAACGGGCAGCCTGAGTCTGATTGCCACCACTTCTGACCAGAGCCAGTCGGATTAACTCCCGTTCTACTTCTTCCAGATTGATACCCTCCGGGGGAAAATCCAGTAAAACTCCAGCTACCCGTTGCTTATCTCCGCTTATTTCCCGGGGCAGATTCTCCGGTGTGATTTCATGGCCCGTACAAAGGATTACCGCTCGCTCGATAGTGTTTTCCAGCTCCCTGATGTTGCCGGGCCAGTGGTATTGTTGCAATAAGGCCATCGCTTCCGGGGCAACCCCTTTTAGCCTTTTCCCGGGATCATACTTGCGCAAAAAGTGCTGTACCAGTAAAGGTATATCCTCCCGCCGTTCCCGTAAAGGGGGTAAGTGAATAGGAATAACCTGCAGACGATAGTACAAGTCTTCCCGGAATTTGCCTTCCTGAATAGCTTTACGCAAGTCACGGTTGGTAGCGGCAATAATGCGGGCTTCCAGTTTCAAGGGCTCTGTGCCACCTACCCGCTCATAAGTTCGTTCCTGCAGCACTCTTAACAGTTTGGCCTGCAGGGTCAGCGGCATTTCCCCGATTTCATCCAGAAACAGAGTACCCCCTCGTACCAGTTCCAGTTTCCCCTTCTTTCTGGCATTGGCTCCTGTAAAAGCCCCCCGTTCATGGCCAAACAGTTCGCTTTCCAGCAAATTTTCCGGAATGGCAGCACAGTTAATGGCTACAAAGGGTTTATTGGCACGACTGCTCTGCAGATGCAGCTGCCGGGCCACCACTTCCTTGCCTGTACCGCTTTCCCCCTGGATCAGCACCGTGGCTGCCGTATCGGCAATACGACCTATCAGCTCACGAATTTCCACCATAGAGGGACTTTGGCCAATTAGGCCCTCCCCCTGCCGTTCCCGCAGCTCTCCCCGCAAATAATCCACTTCCTGGCTTAGTTCCACCAGTGTCAGGGTGCGTTCAATTACAAGTTTTAGCTCATCCAGGTCAAAGGGCTTGGTCAGGTAATCAACAGCCCCGGTTTTCATAGCCTCGATGGCCGTTTCCACTGTCCCGTGGGCAGTGATGACAATGACTGGCAGCTGGGGCTGGTCTTTTTTAATGGTCTTTAAAATTGTTATCCCATCCAGGTCCGGTAAGCGCAAATCCAGTAATACCAGGTCAGGCATTTGTTCACTGACCAGCTTCAGGCCTTCCTGTCCGGTTGCGGCCGTCAGAACCCGGTAACCTGTTTTGTTCAATGCCTTGCTCAATATCCAGCGCAAATGCTCCTCATCATCGATAACCAGTATCGTCGCTGCCATCTCAGCACCCCCTTTGCCCGGCCAGAGGCAGCTTGACGCGAAAAATCGTTCCCGCTCCCCTGCTGCTTTTAACTTCAATCAGTCCCCTTTGCTGTTCTATCATTTTATAGGCCAGGGCCAACCCCAGCCCCATACCCCCGGGTTTGGTGGTATAGAAAGGCTCAAACACCCGGGTTAAATCCTCTTCGGCTATCCCCGGCCCGGTATCAGCAAATTGCACTATCACCCAGTTCTCTTCCTGATAACTACTAATATTCAATTCTCCGCCATCGGGCATGGCTTCAACTGCATTTAAAACCAGATTGAGAAAAACCTGTTTCAATTTCTCTCCATCACCGGCAACCCGAGGTAATTCTGGCTCCAGAGCAGTTTTTACCATGACCTGTTGTCTCTGGATATAGGGACCGGCCAGATACAAAACGGAATCAATGACACTATTTACATTAAGCGGCTGTATCACCGGTGGCACCGGTCTGGCATAAGCCAGAAACTCTTGCACGGTTTTATTTTGCCGTTCTACCTGTTCCTGCAATACCTGCAAATATTCCTGCAACTCCCCCTGGTCCGCAAATTCCTCCCGCATTACCTGTAAAGTGGTTTTCATTATGCCCAGGGGATTACGGATTTCATGGGCCACCCCGGCCACCAGGCGACCGAGAGCAGCCAGGCGGTCATTCTGGGCCAGCTGCTCCTCCAGCAACTTTTTCTCTTCCACTGCATTGGCCAGCTGATTGATGGCAGCTGCAATTTCCCCCAGCTCATCATTGCCCTTTACCGGCAGCCGATAGGAAGAATCCTGGGATAATTGCTCCAGGCCGGCGGTTATCTCCCGAACCCGTTGTTTCATACGGTTCAATAGCCAGAAGGTAGCCAGAACACCGATTAAAGCCGAAAGGGGAATCAGGATTGATACAATCCTGATTCCGGTTCTGACCAGGTTAAAACCCTCCTGAACCCTTTCTACCACCAGCAATGTTCCCTGCCGCTGGCCTCGGGCTGAAATCGGATAAGCACTGGCAATTAATACACCGCCTGGTCCATCTCTGACCACAGTGCGGGGTTGTTGCAGTTCTTCCGGCTTAATCCCGAAGAATCCAGGTTCTCCCGGGGGGCGGCCCGGGGGAGGAAAGAAAATATATTTTTCTCCCTGTACCGGCTGACTGAAAATCAGGTTTGATCCCAGCCGGGGCAGGGAAAGAGCCACTACTACCCGCGGATTGCTTTCTGTCAGCCGTCCGGCCTGTTCCTCAAAGTAAGTTTTGATCAGTTCAGCCGAGGTACCCTTTTCCAGTTGACTAACCAGCCCCCTCTGCAGGCTTTGGCCTGCTACCTCCAGCTTTTCCTTCTTATCCTGCAGAATTTCCTCATTGTAGCGACCCGCCACCACGTGCAGGGAAACCAGGGTAAAGATCAGCAGGGTCAATACACTGCCCAGAATGGTGCCCATCTGAAATACCAGGGATTGGTTAAACTTTCTGCGCAAGTTTGCCACCTCTTCTTACTGATAACGCAGGGCCTCGATGGGATTGAGTTTGGCCGCTTTGTTGGCCGGATAGATTCCAAAAATAACCCCTACCAGCAAGGCAAAACCAAAAGCGATACCGATTATCTGCCAGGAAATAGCAGCGCTAACACCAAGAAACTGATTAAGCAGTTTGGAACCAGCAACACCCAGCACTATTCCAAAGAGACCACCTGCTCCACTCACTACCAGGGCCTCAATTAGAAACTGCCGCAGAATATCCCGCCGTCTGGCTCCGATAGCTTTACGGATCCCGATTTCCCTGGTCCGCTCCGTCACGGTTACCAGCATAATGTTCATTATGCCGATACCCCCTACTAGCAGGGAGATTCCAGCTATTCCCCCCAGCATCAGGGTAAGCATTCCAGTAACCTGACTTACGGTGGAAAGCATTTCTGCCTGGCTAAAAACCCGATAAGCATCGGTATTTTTAAGCTTACGATAAAGTAAATTATCCAGCTGGGCCACTACCCCGTCTACATCTTCAGGGCTGGTAGCCTGAACATAAACAAAGCGAATTCCTCTGGTATTGAGCAGGCGTTCAGCCGTACTCAGAGGTATCATTACTTTATCGTCATTGGAACCAAAGGAAGCAGCCCCTTTTTCCTCCAGCAATCCGACTACAACAAAATTTTCGCCATTGATTTTGATGGTTTTACCAACCGGATTGGTTTGACCAAACAATTCTTTGGCCACCTCAGTACCAACCAGGGCCACCCGCTGGCGCAAGCTAACATCGGAGTCAAGCAGAAACCGTCCCCGCTGGGTGTGAAAGTTACGTACTTCTTCATATTCAGGAGTTACACCCTCCAGGGAAGTATCATATTTTTTATTGCCATATTTAACAGTAACGTTGCCATTGAGCACCGGGGCCACACCCTTAACTCCGGGACGTTCCTGCCACTTTAATACTTCTTCGTAGGTTAGCGTATCATCAGTTTCACTGGACCGTAAGGAAACACTGACCAGGTTTGAACCCAGGCCCTGAATCCGGCCGGTAACCGACTGGCTGGTACCTTGAGCAATGGAAACCAGGATAATCACGGCTGCCACCCCGATAATAACTCCCAGCATGGTGAGGAAGGAGCGCAGCTTATTGGCCTTGATCCCTGCCCAGGCCAGTTTGATAATTTGCCAGTTACTCATCGCCTCCCCTCCTCTGCTAGCAGCATGCCATCCTGAATCCGGACCACCCGGGGCAGGCGGGCGGCAATATTCTGGTCATGGGTGATAATAATTATAGTCTTACCCTGCTGATGTAGCTGAGCGAGAATCTCCATCACTTCCCGACCGGAACGGCTGTCCAGGTTACCGGTCGGTTCATCGGCCAGAATCACCGGCGGATCCCCGGCCAGGGCCCGGGCAATGGCCACCCGCTGCTGCTGTCCCCCGGAGAGCTCCACCGGCTTATGGTCGATTCGATCACTCAGCCCTACTTTTTCCAGGGCCTCTAATGCCCGTTTGCGCCTTTCCGCTCCCCCAATCCCGCGATAGATCAGAGGTAATTCTACGTTTTCCAGAGCCGTCAGACTGGGAAGAAGATTGAAATTCTGAAACACAAAACCGATTTTCCGGTTGCGAATTTCCGCCAGC
Above is a window of Carboxydocella sporoproducens DSM 16521 DNA encoding:
- a CDS encoding beta-ketoacyl-[acyl-carrier-protein] synthase family protein — its product is MSIDVVVTGMGAISPLGTNLTQLWAALQTGRSGISYLTRFDPEPFPTKVAAQIDPWPQVPAELELPQFGQLALVAMQEALTMAGLSSADLTKGAFLLATSRGGLVEWEQFTWAWLRGEPSPVSNPWRWYQPQFTAVKLAQLAGVQGPVKTYMAACASGTLTIGEAYWLIKSGQIPVVIIGGAEAPLVPSLLAGTCAARAMSSRPCPPSEACCPFDARRDGYVMGEGAAFLVLEAAEHARARGARPLALLRGFGQTCDAYHLTAPRPDGSALARAISLALQEGGITPAELGYINAHGTSTPLNDKIETLALKQALGSAAYKTPVSSSKSMTGHLLGAAGAVEAVITILALRQQWLPPTINLKEPDPDCDLDYIPNVGRKAELEFALSLSAGFGGHNGVVLFEKTV
- a CDS encoding methyltransferase family protein, whose protein sequence is MVYVNIILLWTAFGFLHSFLISRWMMKIMQARLGRYYAFYRLGYNIFSLLTFIPPYLYTKSVSTPLAYSFSGWRWLQFGLLVLALGLMLGAFLTYDLKEFLGIKQAQTFKRPGTVAAPRHTRIVKQGLLAWVRHPVYLGTIIFLWSMDSTWAEVVAKGVMTLYILVGIRLEEQKLVAEFGEEYRRYQQEVPMLLPWRRNKV
- a CDS encoding sigma-54-dependent transcriptional regulator — translated: MAATILVIDDEEHLRWILSKALNKTGYRVLTAATGQEGLKLVSEQMPDLVLLDLRLPDLDGITILKTIKKDQPQLPVIVITAHGTVETAIEAMKTGAVDYLTKPFDLDELKLVIERTLTLVELSQEVDYLRGELRERQGEGLIGQSPSMVEIRELIGRIADTAATVLIQGESGTGKEVVARQLHLQSSRANKPFVAINCAAIPENLLESELFGHERGAFTGANARKKGKLELVRGGTLFLDEIGEMPLTLQAKLLRVLQERTYERVGGTEPLKLEARIIAATNRDLRKAIQEGKFREDLYYRLQVIPIHLPPLRERREDIPLLVQHFLRKYDPGKRLKGVAPEAMALLQQYHWPGNIRELENTIERAVILCTGHEITPENLPREISGDKQRVAGVLLDFPPEGINLEEVERELIRLALVRSGGNQTQAARLLGITRSALIYRMEKYGL
- a CDS encoding sensor histidine kinase, giving the protein MRRKFNQSLVFQMGTILGSVLTLLIFTLVSLHVVAGRYNEEILQDKKEKLEVAGQSLQRGLVSQLEKGTSAELIKTYFEEQAGRLTESNPRVVVALSLPRLGSNLIFSQPVQGEKYIFFPPPGRPPGEPGFFGIKPEELQQPRTVVRDGPGGVLIASAYPISARGQRQGTLLVVERVQEGFNLVRTGIRIVSILIPLSALIGVLATFWLLNRMKQRVREITAGLEQLSQDSSYRLPVKGNDELGEIAAAINQLANAVEEKKLLEEQLAQNDRLAALGRLVAGVAHEIRNPLGIMKTTLQVMREEFADQGELQEYLQVLQEQVERQNKTVQEFLAYARPVPPVIQPLNVNSVIDSVLYLAGPYIQRQQVMVKTALEPELPRVAGDGEKLKQVFLNLVLNAVEAMPDGGELNISSYQEENWVIVQFADTGPGIAEEDLTRVFEPFYTTKPGGMGLGLALAYKMIEQQRGLIEVKSSRGAGTIFRVKLPLAGQRGC
- a CDS encoding ABC transporter permease produces the protein MSNWQIIKLAWAGIKANKLRSFLTMLGVIIGVAAVIILVSIAQGTSQSVTGRIQGLGSNLVSVSLRSSETDDTLTYEEVLKWQERPGVKGVAPVLNGNVTVKYGNKKYDTSLEGVTPEYEEVRNFHTQRGRFLLDSDVSLRQRVALVGTEVAKELFGQTNPVGKTIKINGENFVVVGLLEEKGAASFGSNDDKVMIPLSTAERLLNTRGIRFVYVQATSPEDVDGVVAQLDNLLYRKLKNTDAYRVFSQAEMLSTVSQVTGMLTLMLGGIAGISLLVGGIGIMNIMLVTVTERTREIGIRKAIGARRRDILRQFLIEALVVSGAGGLFGIVLGVAGSKLLNQFLGVSAAISWQIIGIAFGFALLVGVIFGIYPANKAAKLNPIEALRYQ
- a CDS encoding ABC transporter ATP-binding protein, translating into MIRLEELSKHYQMGKVLVKALNNVSLSISAGEMVGIVGPSGSGKSTLMNILGCLDVPTSGKYFLDGKEVSELDEDELAEIRNRKIGFVFQNFNLLPSLTALENVELPLIYRGIGGAERRKRALEALEKVGLSDRIDHKPVELSGGQQQRVAIARALAGDPPVILADEPTGNLDSRSGREVMEILAQLHQQGKTIIIITHDQNIAARLPRVVRIQDGMLLAEEGRR